GGTTGCGAATGCACCCGTCGCGACGCCCGCCGTGGGCCTCGACATATTTCTCTATTGCGCGGATCGACTGGTCGTTATCGACGTGGACAGCAGTTGCGACGACCTCGAGATCGAGGCGGTCGAATGCGAGCTCGAGGAATGCGGCGGCGCGTTCGCCGGAGTAGCCCCGGCCCCAGAACCGTTTTCGGAACCAGACGCCCATCGTCATCGTGCGTTTCTCCCAGTCGATGCCGAAACCGCCAGTGCCCGCAATGTCGCCGGCACCGTCTGCTGTGGCGTCTATCGCGTCACCTCGCGGTCGAATCAGATACGAGACGCCGTCGGCGTCCTCGTACTGTTCGCTCACGCGCTCGATGAACTCCTGGGCCTCCTTTGGCGTCTCGTGTGGATCCCAGGTCATGTACTCGGTGATCTCGTCGATTCCGGGATCCGACGAACAGATCTCATAGAGGTCGAAGACGTCGACCGACTCGGGACGAATTGCGTCGAATCGTAACCGGTCCGTCTTGATCGTCTCCGGGAGCAACTCACCCATAGCAGTCCTGTTGAGTGGGTGTACAAAATTCTTGCCGGTGGTTTGTGAGTTACTGACACGCGATAGATGGTGGGTCAACTCGAGTGCGTTTCCTCGAGTGTGCGCCGCCAGGCTCGGACCTCCGCAAGAACGGTCTGCCAGTGCTCGCTCGAGCCCGGAACAGCCGGCCGCCCGTCGCTATCGTCGTCCTCAGACTGGGTCACGGACTCGAGCGATGCCTGTACCGTCGCTGGTCCCTCGACATTCCAAAAGGACAGCATCGAGCCGCTTGCGGTCTCGAGCGTGACCGTCCCGTAGTCGGCCACCCGACCGAGTGCGTGCTGGCTGCGGGTCGTATTCTGGACGCGCTCGAGTCCGACGACGCGAACAGAGAGTCCAAGGACGCCGCTACGGATTGCAACGCGGTGAGTCGTCACGACGAACGCCGTCCGCGTCACCTGTGCATACTGCCAGATTGCGGGTGCAACGAACACCGGAATCCAGAGCAAGCCAAGCAGCGAGAGAACGTCGATCCAGACGGCGATGCTGACAACGAGCGACCCGACAAGAGCGAGTGCGAGCCACGGATAGATGGTCTGTATGCGTGGCCCCGTCTGGACGCGAATCTCCTCGTCGGGTTCGAGGACGAGCCACTCAAGGGCGGTCGCATCGACGGAGCGGTCACGCCTCTCGTTAGCGGGCTCCGTCATCGTGATCGTGGCCCGCTCGAGCCCGTTTGCGTCGTCTCGCGGTCCGTTCCTGGGATGTCGTGACTCGAGTCGCCATCAGGCGTTCGACGCGACGAGTTTGTTGAATCCTCGAGCAGCGTCCGGATCTCGCGCAGTTCGGTGCAAATCTCCTCGAGCACCTCGTCGGCCGGTCGGTCGGCGTCACGGTCTCGAGAACCTGCACTCGAGCGTGAGCGCTTTCGCTGCTCGCCGATCAGGTGCTGGACGTCCCGTGGCTCCGATACGGACGAAAACGCCATTTCGACGCCAGCGCCACCCGCCGTACTGACTTCGACGGTGCCGTAGCCGAAGTGGTTCCCGAGCGCTGACTGCGTGTAGGAGATATCTTGGACTTTCTCGTGTTCGATTCGTTTGACATCCCGCGAGAGTACACCGGATTTCCGGTAGAGCGCTCGCGTCGTGACGACGTAGCTCGTGTTCGTAATCCGCAGGTATTCGCCGACGATGATGAGTATCCCGATCAGGATGATGGCGAGTGGAATCCCGATCAGAAACGCCGGGAGCAGTGTTCGACGATCCGGCCCGCCGGCCCAGACGATTTCCTCGCCGTCCTCGAGCGAGAGCCACTCGAGGTCGCCGGCGGTTGGGTCGGTCGTCGGTGCGTCAGTTGCCATTGTCGGCACCTCCCTCGGCGTGGTCGCGTTTCAGTGAAAGCACGGTTCGGTCGAACGAACACACGAGGTCGTCGTCCTGATTGAACGCCTCGACGGTCATCGTGACGACGCCGCGCTCGCCGTCGCTGGTCTCGCGTTTGTCCGTCACGGTCGACTGGGCACGGATCGTATCGCCGTGACAGACAGGCTCTGGGTGTTCGACATCGTCGTAGGAGAGGTTCGCGACGATAGTGCCATCAGTGGTCTCGGGAATCGAGATGCCAACCGCAAGCGACAGCGTGTAGAGGCCGTTGACTACTCGCTCGCCGAACTGTGTGTCAGCGGCAAACTCGGCGTCGAGATGCAACGGCTGCTGATTCATCGTTAGATCGCAAAAGCGCTGATTGTCGCTCTCGGAGATCGTCCGTCGGCGCTCGTGTGAAATCGTCTCGCCGACCGCGAACTCCTCGTAGTACCGTCCGGTCATGTATTCGTCGTCGCAGATCCGGACTAAAAAGCTACTGCTGGGGTGCGTGCCTGGAAACGGCACCCAAATCGTCCCCGAACAGCGACAACCGAAACGCCTTTTCTGACTGCACGTGAGTGTCATCATACCAACTGCTCGAGTCGATTCATAATGACACTGCTGTCCCTCCTCGTCGAACCTGCGTTCGAACCGCCGCTTCTCGAACTCGCGTTCGACTCTGCTCACCATGGCGTTGCACTCGAGGCCACACTCCTTGAGTCGGTGTCTGATCCCGATACCGAGGCCGACTCGCTGCTCGAGGGGACGAGCGGTATTTGGCAGTATCTGCTCGTGTTCATCCTGACGATGGTGCCCACAATCGAACCGTTCATCGTCATCCCGGTCGCAATCGGCCTCGGACTCGATCCGGTCATCACCGGGCTGGTGGCGTTCGCCGGCAGCGTCACGATTGTCAGCGTGATCGTCCTCGCCCAGCACCGACTGCTCGCGTGGTGGTCACAGCGAACGGACGACGACGATGACTCGAGTGGGCGATATGCGCGCGCCCGTCGCATCTGGGAGCGATACGGACTCGTCGGCTTGGCGTTTGCCGGCCCGATTCTAGCCGGGATTCACCTCACAGCGATGTTAGCAGTATCCGCTGGCTCGAGTCGCCAGACGACGATTGGCTGGCTCACCGTCGGACTCGGCGCGTGGACAGTTGCACTCGTCGCGGCATCACTCGCGGGTGTGTCGGTACTCGGCTTGACGTAACCAACCGCTGTCAACGCGTAGCCACATCCCCGTTCACTACGACTCGCATCATATGGGGTGTCTCTGTCATCTCTTCTGTCACTCTGAACGAGGGGAAATGGTGAGACTACTGATCAGCGACCCAAGCAGCGGTAACCCAATCGCGCTGCCAATCGTGGCGTAGACAACCGGCGTCATCTCGAGGAGATCGAGCGGTGTCTCACCGACCGAAA
The Natronolimnobius baerhuensis DNA segment above includes these coding regions:
- a CDS encoding GNAT family N-acetyltransferase, whose protein sequence is MLPETIKTDRLRFDAIRPESVDVFDLYEICSSDPGIDEITEYMTWDPHETPKEAQEFIERVSEQYEDADGVSYLIRPRGDAIDATADGAGDIAGTGGFGIDWEKRTMTMGVWFRKRFWGRGYSGERAAAFLELAFDRLDLEVVATAVHVDNDQSIRAIEKYVEAHGGRRDGCIRNHIVIDGDPADCYRYTISSEEWADNRSDLTVQFRD
- a CDS encoding PH domain-containing protein encodes the protein MTEPANERRDRSVDATALEWLVLEPDEEIRVQTGPRIQTIYPWLALALVGSLVVSIAVWIDVLSLLGLLWIPVFVAPAIWQYAQVTRTAFVVTTHRVAIRSGVLGLSVRVVGLERVQNTTRSQHALGRVADYGTVTLETASGSMLSFWNVEGPATVQASLESVTQSEDDDSDGRPAVPGSSEHWQTVLAEVRAWRRTLEETHSS
- a CDS encoding PH domain-containing protein, producing MATDAPTTDPTAGDLEWLSLEDGEEIVWAGGPDRRTLLPAFLIGIPLAIILIGILIIVGEYLRITNTSYVVTTRALYRKSGVLSRDVKRIEHEKVQDISYTQSALGNHFGYGTVEVSTAGGAGVEMAFSSVSEPRDVQHLIGEQRKRSRSSAGSRDRDADRPADEVLEEICTELREIRTLLEDSTNSSRRTPDGDSSHDIPGTDRETTQTGSSGPRSR
- a CDS encoding MaoC family dehydratase, which encodes MTGRYYEEFAVGETISHERRRTISESDNQRFCDLTMNQQPLHLDAEFAADTQFGERVVNGLYTLSLAVGISIPETTDGTIVANLSYDDVEHPEPVCHGDTIRAQSTVTDKRETSDGERGVVTMTVEAFNQDDDLVCSFDRTVLSLKRDHAEGGADNGN
- a CDS encoding small multi-drug export protein; translated protein: MTLLSLLVEPAFEPPLLELAFDSAHHGVALEATLLESVSDPDTEADSLLEGTSGIWQYLLVFILTMVPTIEPFIVIPVAIGLGLDPVITGLVAFAGSVTIVSVIVLAQHRLLAWWSQRTDDDDDSSGRYARARRIWERYGLVGLAFAGPILAGIHLTAMLAVSAGSSRQTTIGWLTVGLGAWTVALVAASLAGVSVLGLT